A window of Pseudomonadota bacterium contains these coding sequences:
- a CDS encoding electron transfer flavoprotein-ubiquinone oxidoreductase: MSREKMDFDVVIVGAGPSGLSAAIKLKQESPDSTIVIVEKGAEVGSHILSGAVIEPRSLNELIPNWKEKQAPLTTKAKEDNFFFLTEKGSLRLPVPPQANNHGNYIISLGNFCRWLAQQAMDMGVEIYPGFAASEILYENDKVVGIATGDMGVSKSGEKKDSYQQGVELRGKYTLFAEGCRGSLTQDLFDKFKLRENCDPQTYGMGIKELWEVPTEVHKQGLITHTIGWPLDKNTYGGSFMYHLEDNQVAIGFVVGLDYQNPYLSPYEEFQRFKTHPKIRPILENGKRISYGARALNEGGLQSIPDLVFAGGAIIGCGAGFMNVPKIKGTHTAMKSGMLAAEAVAKALKGEADDLSSYADSLKKSWVYSELKKVRNIRPAFKWGLWKGLAHSALSTALVGLEPWTLKNHADHDSLKKASDCKKIEYPKPDGKVTFDRLTSVQLSNTNHTEDQPVHLTLKDKDVPTNLNLPEYDGPEQRYCPAGVYEYIQDGVGKKLQINAQNCVHCKTCDIKDPTQNIKWICPEGSGGPRYPNM, translated from the coding sequence ATGTCACGTGAAAAAATGGATTTTGATGTTGTAATTGTAGGTGCAGGCCCTTCTGGGCTATCGGCTGCAATAAAGTTAAAACAAGAATCCCCTGATTCCACTATTGTTATAGTGGAAAAAGGTGCGGAAGTAGGTTCGCATATATTATCGGGAGCGGTTATTGAACCACGCTCCCTTAACGAATTGATACCTAACTGGAAAGAAAAACAAGCCCCACTGACCACCAAAGCAAAAGAAGATAACTTCTTTTTCCTTACTGAAAAAGGCAGCCTCCGACTGCCCGTTCCACCACAGGCGAATAATCATGGCAATTACATTATATCACTTGGCAATTTCTGCCGTTGGCTGGCACAGCAGGCGATGGATATGGGAGTTGAAATTTATCCCGGTTTTGCTGCATCTGAAATACTATACGAAAATGATAAAGTAGTAGGCATAGCAACAGGAGATATGGGAGTTTCAAAATCGGGAGAAAAGAAAGACTCTTATCAACAAGGAGTGGAGCTGAGAGGAAAATATACATTATTTGCAGAAGGTTGCCGAGGCTCTTTAACGCAAGACCTTTTTGATAAATTCAAACTTCGTGAAAATTGTGACCCGCAAACATACGGAATGGGCATTAAAGAATTATGGGAAGTACCGACAGAAGTCCATAAACAAGGATTAATAACCCACACCATAGGGTGGCCGCTTGATAAAAACACTTATGGCGGCTCATTCATGTATCACCTTGAAGATAATCAGGTGGCTATCGGTTTTGTGGTCGGGCTTGACTACCAAAACCCTTACCTTAGTCCTTATGAAGAATTTCAGCGTTTTAAAACCCACCCGAAGATACGCCCTATATTAGAAAACGGCAAACGTATCTCATATGGTGCAAGGGCATTAAACGAGGGGGGATTACAATCTATTCCTGATTTGGTATTCGCAGGAGGAGCTATCATAGGCTGTGGGGCAGGCTTTATGAATGTTCCTAAAATAAAGGGTACTCACACGGCAATGAAATCGGGAATGCTGGCGGCTGAAGCTGTCGCAAAAGCCTTAAAAGGAGAAGCTGACGACCTTTCATCATACGCAGATAGCCTGAAAAAATCATGGGTATATTCAGAACTGAAAAAAGTACGCAATATACGCCCTGCATTCAAATGGGGCTTATGGAAAGGGTTGGCACATTCGGCACTTAGCACGGCGTTAGTAGGTCTTGAGCCATGGACATTAAAGAATCATGCCGACCATGACTCCTTAAAAAAGGCTTCAGACTGCAAGAAAATTGAATATCCGAAACCTGACGGTAAAGTTACGTTTGACCGCCTGACATCCGTTCAGCTATCTAACACCAACCACACAGAAGACCAGCCTGTGCATTTAACTTTGAAAGATAAAGATGTTCCGACTAATTTAAACTTACCTGAATATGACGGTCCGGAACAAAGATACTGCCCTGCCGGAGTGTATGAGTATATTCAAGATGGTGTGGGCAAAAAACTACAGATAAATGCACAAAATTGTGTGCATTGTAAAACATGCGATATTAAAGACCCGACTCAAAACATAAAATGGATCTGCCCGGAGGGAAGCGGAGGCCCACGATATCCGAATATGTAA
- a CDS encoding DCC1-like thiol-disulfide oxidoreductase family protein, translating to MYIVYDGECPFCSRYVRLLRLKETGGVVKIIDARTLSNDSDIIKKIHEKGYTLDEGMALIIDDDVYHGDECIHKLALMSTSANWFNRFNRFVFKSRRISKVLYPVLRSGRNFALLLLGKKKIDM from the coding sequence ATGTATATAGTTTATGACGGAGAATGCCCGTTTTGTTCACGCTATGTAAGATTACTCCGCTTGAAAGAAACGGGCGGGGTGGTAAAAATTATTGATGCCCGTACCTTAAGTAATGATTCGGATATAATAAAAAAAATCCATGAAAAGGGATATACGCTAGATGAGGGCATGGCTCTTATAATTGATGACGATGTTTATCATGGTGACGAATGTATTCACAAGCTGGCTTTGATGTCTACTAGTGCTAACTGGTTTAACAGGTTTAACAGATTCGTGTTCAAATCAAGAAGGATTTCTAAAGTACTATATCCCGTATTAAGGTCAGGGCGTAACTTTGCACTACTACTTCTTGGTAAAAAGAAAATTGATATGTGA
- the ffh gene encoding signal recognition particle protein yields MFESLSDNLSKVFSKLKSKGVLSEADVSAAMREVRIALLEADVSLAIAKDFIAKVKEKAIGRQVIKSVSPGQMVIKIVQDELEAMLGSDESEINLNASPPVVIMMVGLQGSGKTTSSGKLANFLNLKRNKKVLMASLDVYRPAAQEQLEVLGKQISVDTVEIIAGQKPVEITKRAIQKGKTEGYDIVILDTAGRLHIDEQLMTELQDVRKVSNPTEILLVADSLTGQDAVNIASKFNEKIGVTGIILTRIDGDGRGGAALSMRGVTGCPIKFMGVGEKVSEFEPFHPNRIASLILGMGDVVSLVEKAAENIDTQEAKKLEKKLKKGQFDLNDLAKQFKMMRKMGGVGGLMGMLPGLGKMKKEIDEAGVDDKMIIRQEAIISSMTKQERRYPKVINASRKKRIAAGCGLTVQEVNRLLKQHKQMAVMMKKVSKMDKKTLMRGGLGKFMPKELPEIK; encoded by the coding sequence ATGTTTGAAAGTTTAAGCGATAACCTTAGTAAAGTATTTTCCAAGCTAAAAAGTAAAGGTGTCCTGTCGGAAGCCGACGTTTCGGCTGCTATGCGTGAAGTCAGGATAGCACTGCTTGAAGCCGATGTTTCATTAGCTATAGCAAAGGATTTTATAGCTAAAGTAAAAGAAAAGGCAATAGGTCGGCAGGTGATAAAAAGCGTATCACCGGGGCAAATGGTGATAAAGATTGTTCAAGATGAACTTGAAGCCATGCTTGGCTCCGATGAGTCTGAAATAAACCTGAACGCAAGCCCTCCGGTAGTTATTATGATGGTGGGGTTGCAAGGGTCGGGTAAGACTACGTCTTCGGGTAAGTTGGCTAACTTCTTGAATTTAAAAAGAAATAAAAAAGTGCTTATGGCATCGCTGGACGTATATCGTCCTGCTGCACAAGAGCAGTTGGAGGTGCTGGGCAAGCAGATATCGGTAGATACGGTAGAGATAATTGCGGGTCAAAAACCCGTTGAAATCACTAAGCGAGCCATACAAAAGGGGAAAACCGAGGGATATGATATAGTTATCCTCGATACGGCAGGACGTTTACACATCGATGAGCAGCTAATGACGGAGTTGCAGGACGTTAGGAAAGTGTCGAATCCTACCGAAATATTGCTCGTAGCAGATTCCCTGACGGGTCAGGACGCAGTAAATATCGCAAGCAAGTTTAATGAAAAAATAGGTGTAACAGGTATAATCCTTACTCGTATTGACGGTGATGGACGAGGAGGGGCAGCACTTTCAATGCGTGGCGTTACCGGCTGCCCTATAAAATTCATGGGTGTTGGTGAAAAAGTGTCCGAGTTTGAACCGTTCCACCCTAATAGGATAGCATCTTTGATACTTGGTATGGGTGACGTTGTTTCATTAGTGGAAAAAGCCGCTGAAAATATTGATACGCAGGAAGCCAAGAAGTTAGAGAAGAAACTTAAAAAAGGTCAGTTTGACCTTAACGACCTTGCCAAACAATTTAAGATGATGCGTAAAATGGGAGGCGTAGGCGGGCTTATGGGTATGCTGCCGGGGCTTGGCAAAATGAAGAAAGAAATAGATGAGGCGGGTGTTGATGATAAGATGATAATCCGTCAGGAAGCTATTATCTCATCAATGACTAAGCAGGAAAGGCGATACCCGAAGGTAATAAACGCTTCTCGTAAAAAACGCATAGCAGCAGGCTGCGGGCTGACCGTACAGGAAGTTAACAGACTTCTAAAACAGCATAAGCAAATGGCTGTAATGATGAAAAAAGTCAGTAAAATGGACAAAAAGACCCTGATGAGAGGCGGTTTAGGTAAGTTCATGCCGAAGGAATTGCCTGAAATTAAATAA